From the Agromyces laixinhei genome, the window TCCGCCTGACCGACTCGCCCATCAGCCGGATCGGATACTGGTGGGCGACTGCCGTCGGCTTCACGTGGGGCTTCATCTGGAGCACCGGCCCCATCGAGCGCCGCCACGGGCTCGTCATCTTCACCGGCATGCCGAAGTGGACGTTCGGCCGAGGCGGCTCATGCGTCGGCGGCTGCTACCTCACGAACCACAACACCGGTGAGCGCGTGCTCGGTCACGAAGCCGTGCACAAGGCGCAATGGCTGCGGTACGGCATGCTCTTCCCGCTGCTC encodes:
- a CDS encoding Fe-S oxidoreductase — translated: MSALRPGRTDDRTIRIRLTDSPISRIGYWWATAVGFTWGFIWSTGPIERRHGLVIFTGMPKWTFGRGGSCVGGCYLTNHNTGERVLGHEAVHKAQWLRYGMLFPLLYLIAGRNPLKNRFEIEAGLEAGGYLPTRRTRSQPAPTRPPTLRRGRASSTP